The sequence below is a genomic window from Natrinema salifodinae.
GCGTTCCTGACGCCGGTCCGCCTCGGGACCTGGCTCAAACTCGCGGTCATCGTCTTCTTTCTCGGGGGCATCGGCTTCGGGAACCCGGCCTTCTCCGGCGGATTCGGCGGCGACCCAGCGCCGGGACCGGGGACAGGACCGGAGCCCGGTCCAGGGGCGATCGACGTCGGCGAATGGCTGCCGGTGCTCGTCGTCGCCGGACTCATCCTGCTGGTCGTCTGGCTGGCCTTCGCGCTCGTGGGCTCGCTCCTCGAGTTCACGTTCCTCGAGTCCCTGCGCTCGGACGACGTGCGGCTCCGACGATACACCAGGCGAAACGTCGGTCGCGGACTGTCCCTCTTCGGGTTCCGACTCGCGCTCAGCCTGGTCCTGCTGCTCGTCCTCGGGGCGCCCCTGACGGCGATCGTGTTCGCGACGGCGGGCGATGTTTCGATGGTGCTTCTGGGGCTGTACGCCCTCGTCGCGATCCCGGTGTATCTCGTCTACGCCGTCATCAACCGATTCACGACCGTATTCGTCGCGCCGACGATGCTACAGGAGGAGGTCGGCGCGCTCGACGCCTGGCGGCGGTTCTGGGAGACGCTAACCGCCAACTGGACGGAGTATCTCGCCTATCTCCTGCTCGTCTGGCTCCTCCAACTGGTCGTCAGCTTCGCGATCGGGATCCTCATGTTCGTCCTCGCGATTCCGTTCCTCCTCGTGTTCGTTCTGTTCCTGTTTATCCCATTTCTCAATCTAATCGTCCTCCTGCTTGGGATCCCGCTGTTTGTGGTGCTCGCCTTACTGGTCCAGGTGCCGGTCGTCGCGTACCTGCGCTACTACGCGCTGTTGCTTCTGGGCGACACGGACGCGGCCCTCGATCTGATTCCCGAGCAGCGTGGGGCGGTCCGCGGCGGGGGCGGTGACAGTGGCGGTAGCGGCGGCAGCGCCGGCGGTCCCGCGCAACCCGATGGGAGGGACGACGGCCGGGACACGCACGCCGACCGCGACCGGACCGAAGACGACGAGTACGATCTCTGGGGGAATTCGAACGACACCGACCCCGGCGACTCCGACGACCCCGGCGATCGCGACGATGAAAACGACCGCGGCGGCTGGTAACGGCCGCGGCGGCCGATACCGACCGCACCGACGGCCGCGACGCTGATACTCGGCGGTGCGTTTATTCCGCGCGCCGGCGAGGAGTAGCGTATGGCCGTCGACCTGCCCGACGAACACCGGATGATCCGGGAGACCGTCAGGGACTTCTGCGAGACCGAGATCGAGCCGATCGCTCAGGAGATCGAGGACGAACACCGGTTCCCGGCGGAGATCTTCGAGCAGCTCGCCGAGCTCGATATGCTGGGCGTCCCGATCGCCGAGGAGTACGGCGGCCTGGGCGGTGACACGCTCATGTACAGCCTGGTCGCCGAGGAACTCGGCCGGATCTCCGGCTCGATCGGGCTCTCCTACGTTGCACACACGTCTCTGGCTTCGAAGCCGATCGAGCGGTTCGGCACGGACGCGCAGAAAGATCGCTGGCTCCGCCCCCTCGCCGAGGGCGAGTACCTCGGCGGCTGGGCGCTGACCGAACCCGAGAGCGGCTCCGACGCATCGGACATGACCACGACCGCCCGCAAGGACGGCGACGAGTGGGTCCTCAACGGCACCAAGCAGTTCATCACGAACGCGTCCGAGGCCGGCTCGATCCTCGTTAAAGCGGTCACCGACTCCGAGGCGGGCACCGACGGCATCTCCACGTTCATCGTCGATCCCGACTCCGACGATGGGTTCGAGGTCACGACCGTCTGGGAGAAGATGGGCCTTAACGCCTCCCCGACCTGCGAGATCGCGCTCGACGACGTGCGCCTGCCCGCGGACCGCCTGCTCGGCGCCGAGGGCGACGGCTGGGAGCAGACCAAGGAGACCGTAGACGGCGGCCGTATCTCGATCGCCGCGCTCTCGACCGGCCTCGCCCAGGGCGCCTACGAACACGCGAAATCCTACAGCAAAGAGCGCGAGCAGTTCGGGCAGCCGATCTGCGAGTTCGACGCCGTCCGGGACACGATCGTCGACATGCACCGCAAGACCGAGCGCGCCAGGCTCCTGACTCGCCAGGCGGCCCGAAAAGACGATCGGGGGGAGCCGGTGACCAAGGACGCCGCGCTCGCGAAACTCGACGCCAGCGAGGCGGCCCGCGAGGTCGCCGAGGACGCGGTGCAGGTGCTCGGCGGCTACGGGTACACGACCGATTTCGCGCCACAGCGGTTCTATCGGGACGCGAAACTCATGGAGATCGGCGAGGGAACGAGCGAGATTCAACACGTCGTCATCGGCCGCGAACTCGGCCTGTAGGCGATCGAGATCTCGGCCACGGGCGGTCCCCTCCGGCCCGCGGTGGCAACTCCTCGGCCGGAGAACGGACACGACCGCGTTTCCCGGCGGTATCAGCCGAGGACGCCGTCGTCGCTCTCGTTGCCATCGGTTTCGTTCCCGCTTCCGTCGCCGCTCTTGTCGTCGTCGCTTCCGTCCGTGTTCTCGTCGTCCTCAGTACTCTCGTCCCCGCCGTCGGATTCGGAACCGCCATCGTTGTCGGACCCGCTGCTCGAGGCGTCCTCGTCGACCTCGGTCGTCACCGCTTCCGCGAGCGTCTGGACGTTCGACTCCTCCTGCATCTGGAGTCGTTCGGGATAGACGCCGATCGTCACGAGCAGGTCCTCGCCCGCTTCGACGGCCTCGGTGACGTGGACGTCGACCTCGACGCTCTGTCCGTCGAACTCCGCGTCGGCGGTGAACCGCGACTTCGTCGTCGACTGCTCGAGGATCGTGACGTCGGTATCCTCGTCGTGGGAGACGTTATCGATGCCGTCGTAGTTGCTCCGGACGAGCTCGATGAGCTCCTCGGGAGACATCTCCTCGAGGGGATTGAGTTCCCGCCCGAAGATCTCGACCTGTGG
It includes:
- a CDS encoding DUF7544 domain-containing protein; amino-acid sequence: MFAIDDLSDAIDVTRAFLTPVRLGTWLKLAVIVFFLGGIGFGNPAFSGGFGGDPAPGPGTGPEPGPGAIDVGEWLPVLVVAGLILLVVWLAFALVGSLLEFTFLESLRSDDVRLRRYTRRNVGRGLSLFGFRLALSLVLLLVLGAPLTAIVFATAGDVSMVLLGLYALVAIPVYLVYAVINRFTTVFVAPTMLQEEVGALDAWRRFWETLTANWTEYLAYLLLVWLLQLVVSFAIGILMFVLAIPFLLVFVLFLFIPFLNLIVLLLGIPLFVVLALLVQVPVVAYLRYYALLLLGDTDAALDLIPEQRGAVRGGGGDSGGSGGSAGGPAQPDGRDDGRDTHADRDRTEDDEYDLWGNSNDTDPGDSDDPGDRDDENDRGGW
- a CDS encoding acyl-CoA dehydrogenase family protein; amino-acid sequence: MAVDLPDEHRMIRETVRDFCETEIEPIAQEIEDEHRFPAEIFEQLAELDMLGVPIAEEYGGLGGDTLMYSLVAEELGRISGSIGLSYVAHTSLASKPIERFGTDAQKDRWLRPLAEGEYLGGWALTEPESGSDASDMTTTARKDGDEWVLNGTKQFITNASEAGSILVKAVTDSEAGTDGISTFIVDPDSDDGFEVTTVWEKMGLNASPTCEIALDDVRLPADRLLGAEGDGWEQTKETVDGGRISIAALSTGLAQGAYEHAKSYSKEREQFGQPICEFDAVRDTIVDMHRKTERARLLTRQAARKDDRGEPVTKDAALAKLDASEAAREVAEDAVQVLGGYGYTTDFAPQRFYRDAKLMEIGEGTSEIQHVVIGRELGL
- a CDS encoding DUF6517 family protein; this translates as MKRRHVIAGLGAAGLASLSGCLGVIGMDEHESAPAGVEAAAREDTGYEQTEIEPLPVERDVDIGPLTETVTVTNHMTKHEKEVDMGPLGSRRAAVFNVVTSPQVEIFGRELNPLEEMSPEELIELVRSNYDGIDNVSHDEDTDVTILEQSTTKSRFTADAEFDGQSVEVDVHVTEAVEAGEDLLVTIGVYPERLQMQEESNVQTLAEAVTTEVDEDASSSGSDNDGGSESDGGDESTEDDENTDGSDDDKSGDGSGNETDGNESDDGVLG